ATAATCTTAAAGCCATCTCAATGTTTATGCGGTTACTGGGACTACAAAAAAACTGGGAACCCAGTGTATCTGCGATTGTTTTTCTCATGAGGGGAACCCAGTAGGCTACTGTAAGCTACATCTGCTGTTATCCTTGTTGTCAGATCCCCTGTTGTTCCTGCCAGCGCGTCCACATCTAAACATTGTAGCGTATGCAACGTCGACTTGATTTACCGTAGCAAACAATCTGAAACAACTACAAAGTACAAAGTATCGCCTTGTCAACAATGTATTGTTTGCATGAGTCCGAGGCGCAGCAACAGCTCGACCCGTACCTTGCTATTAGACTGATTTCCGCAAAACCCGCACCGAGAACCGACAATCACAGTTTTTCGTCTGGCTTGACGGTTACTCAGGGTGCTCAGGCCCCGGTAAAACGGCAGGAGTCCTCTCATCTCTTTTGTTTATCGCCgggtttaaaaagagaaaacaatatCAATCAAAACGACCCGGCGCGAAGCGAGAGCCGGCTCGGTCCGGCCGCGGTGGCTGatgagcttgtttttttttttggttttttttcgtCGTAGGTTTTCTCGCCTAGAATTTGACTGGGCGAGACCCGATGACGACATATGAGGAGTAGgagggccctttgctgcatctcTGCCGGAAGAAGACGTAGAGCTATGAGAGCTGCATCTGCACTGCAACCTATGACTGCAACCCCCGCTGCCATTTTAGACACCGAGGTGGAGCTTTCTGTTTCTCGCACGCCACGCACACGCACCTCGATGAATCATGGGAGAGGGCTGCAGAAAAACACGAGCTCATTGATCGCCATTACCCACCCGAGCATTGTTTTCTATAAACAGGCTGTATATTTCATGGAATGTTTATTTATACCCAGTGCGACTCGCACAACATGGATACAGATTAACCATaaatatttaattcattttactCCCCGACTTTTCCTTTATGGCACAGAACCATAAGCATGGTGTCACAGTGCAGCAGTCTGTCCTCATGTCCTAGAGGGGCCTCAGGGGTGGCTAAATTTGCTGCAGAGAACCAGAAGGAATTTGACTGGGAAATCTGACCTGACACCAGAATCCCCTTTCCAGTTTTACCCTACACACTCTGTGAGTTAAAGCTCCCTTTTTTACTGAAGAGTGGCTGCCCAAATTGAATGGCTGCTCATAATTCAGGGAAAATGTGGTCGGATTTTAGGGATCTAATGCTGCAGATGCCTTGCCGAGGTACATTAACCAAGGGCCGACAAGTAAAAGAGGAGCAAATGTACGTGGAACAAAGAAAGATCCACTTTGTGTACTGTTACCCTGCAGATCAGAATCAGTTATGTATGTCTAGGAGGTCATTTTGCATTTAAGCTTCTTTTTATACAGGCTCATGAGGTGATTATGCAGTATGTCAGACTCAGAGTACAACTTGAGACAGATCATTTGAGAATGGACAAACATCTGTAAAAGTAAGgcattttaaaagaagaaattaaaTATGACACCAGGTCCTCCCCGTGCTCCTCCAGCTTTATTGAtagtttaaaattacatttctaTTTTCTAGGACTTCAGTTGCACTTTCCTTCCGACTTAAAAACTGAGTACAAGCAAATGGTATTTATACAGTAGTCTAAGTGATATTgtacaaaaataacattttgatttctgtgaaaacattttttcattCCCAAATAACTCCTAATTCTGCTGACAACTGCTCTTGATGTTAAATTTTGccaaggtaaaaaaacaaaaattccaaagccattttaaaagaaaaagtctaCCTTGGACTACCAAgtgatatttaaattgtaaacagattTCTATAAAAGAACGCGTTTCTTTTAATACCTCCAAAATGTTTATATCGTAGCAATATAACATGTGGTTTGTTATCGCCCGCTTAGCTGCTTGTAGGGCTGAAATGCATCATGTTATGAACTGTTTCCATGTCATACTCTCTTGGCCAACTCATATCCCactaaaacaaaccaaaataaCCATACATGGAAGTTTGGTTTCCATTTACTCCCTTCTTCTATCTCATTTTACTGAGGCTCTCTTCCACAAGCTCAGAGGTCCTATAGATTCCCATATTTAGTCCCATTTATTCATCTCTGATCACCAGTGGCTTGGAAAGGGGGGTTCTTTAACAAAGCATTATACATAACACCGCTAccaaactaaaacatttttgtattgaATGCAGAAAGATATTTTTTCACCCCTTTCATTGTATTACATGTCGAGAGGCTCACTGGCCTGGGACTAGCCTCCGTTAGCCAACCTTTGGCCAGTGAAGAGGATTCAGAGAAAATAATACAACCAACCATCAATCTGAAAAAGGAGGGGCAACAGAGGGCACTGATTATGCACTGCCTTCAATGGTGCAATCTTTTGCCAGGTGGCCCGCCTTTCCGCAGTTGTAGCAGTTAGTCTCGCTGGCTTTACTGCAATGCACAGCAACGTGGCCAATATCGCCACACCTAGAGGATACGAAAGTCGTTAGCTCAAGTGAGAGACAATAAAAAGGCGTTCAAGTGAACATCAGAAAATTAAAATAGGAACACAATAAGCCTACTGTAAAGTTGTGAAGAGAAGACAGGGATTTAAAACAGGACTACGAGTCAACTCACCTGTAACATTTCACCTTATCGCAAAGTTTCTGGATGTGGCCAAACCCACCGCAGGAGTAGCACTTCTGCTCGTTGGCATGATCACAGTCACGGGCCATGTGGCCAGCTTTGCCGCAGGTGTAGCAGAGCTGCTCCCTCTCCTTTTTGGGCTCCTTGCAGTCGCGGGAAATGTGGCCACTCCTGTGGCAGTTGTAGCACGCTAAACAGaagacataaataaaataaacataccCATTTGTCAAATATGTATTGCCATTTCAAAAAAAAGTTGgttgtaaataaatattaaatcttGTAGATACTATActgttatgtgtgtgtaccaTGGAAATCAAAACGTAATTACTTCTGTAATGTGGTGTAAGAAAACACCACTTCACACCAACTAACTAGAACTGAAATGGAAGAATTAGAACTGCAATGCACACCATCCTCAGTTTGGTCACAGTCCCTGGCCATGTGTCCTTGGTCTCCACACCGATAACAGAACAGCTCTGGAATGACAGACAGATTAGTATGCAAAGATGAACAGAAGACAAGGTTTTAAtttatggctgcaactccccaaGTGTTTCTCCTCAAATGAATATGTTCCATTGGGAATGCTGTAACAAGACCCATCTGTAACCCCACACTACAGCTACATAGGGAATAACACATtctattcaattttatttatagtgtcaaattatAGCAGACATTGTCATGATAACATATGGTCTATGGTAAAGTGTAGTGAAAAATATGTATGCCAGATTATTGTAATAATTATTCTGTAGTGGGTGTGGCCTGAATATTAGATAGTACCCTTGCCTCGTCCCCGACCCCTGCCGCGTCCACCTCCACCACGTGCGCTTGGGCAATGCTTGACCCAATGCCCAGAGCGGCCACATCCAAAGCACTCGCTGCTACTGCTCATTTCCATTCTCTGAACAAAAACATGACACATATCAGTAAACAAAATGCAGTTAAAAGCAAAATCTTTATAGGAACTACTGAACTCTCACACCGTCTACACTGGGCGCATTTTAGCTGCGATTTTCAGCCATCTTTTCGCGCTTTTGCACCAAACACAAAAGGAAGACAATTCTTTTCAACTGGAAATGTGGCTATTATCTTGACATGCATCATCATAATATTCCATCTGTACGTTATAAATCCTACCTGGCACAGGCAAGAATTTGGGAGGATATTTATGCCAGTgtatattgttttcattttctacaTTCTGGCTTTAATGAAGCTCTAAGCTTCATTAAAGTGACCTCTCATTCAACAATTAGCACATTACTCTTGTCACTAGTAGCCAAATCAGATTAGACTACTTCCAAACAGACTTACTAACACAttgagtttgttttattttaaattgtgcaaaataaactgaaaccacaaaaaaaaaaaaatctaaaaaactaaatgtgCTTTTAGCTCTACAACACACATATTTAGCTATTTGTCATATGTGGTGCCTGTTGAACAATAAATCTTGCATTTTAACCAATGCAGCTGTTTACAAGCAGTAAATAGACAGCTGTTGCTGATGGTGGGATGTTTAAGCAGTGCAACCAGTTGTCATTAGTGCCATGTCATCAAGAATGACCTGATCATGGACATAATAATCTCATCAAaaccattaataaaaaaaataaaaaaatcggTTTCAGATTACGATTAAACACAATTCTTCATATCTGAGTACAGTACTCAACTGTCCCACCAGTACTGCACGAGTGAGTGAGTCTAGCATGGCTACCAGGGGGATCTAATCTACAATCAAACATGTACATTTTTCAGCTGTGGTGTCTATCATTATTGGCCATCAGACTACAACTAACTACTAAGCTAACTTACACGATTTCCTCAATGGAATCATGTTGTGATCGCCATAGGCCACACTTCTTTCGTTTGCTGACGGTGCTAAAGACATCAGGTCGGGAAGAATGTGAGTTAATGAGTAATCAAGCTCTAGCTAAGTGGAAAGTAACGTTACCCAGAAAACGATTTGGTACAACAAAACGAGGCATTTGGATTTAAGTAACCTGTGTATTACAGCAAAGTCTAACTTGTTGCTTCCAATACTTATAATGGCCATCCAAATGCACACCGGGCCTCGAGTTATGGCTTACATAATACTGTTTTACTAAACAGTTGCTGAAACAATGTTGCTTCTGTAGCCACAGAAGAGCTCGTTTCCACTGGAGTACAGACAGCTGAGTTTAGACCATCTTCGATCATTTAGTCCACCATGGTGCTACACGCCAACGATTAAACGGCACTATAGAAATGACCATGAAAGCATGCCGTGGGTTGTATGCTAAATTGGAAAGCTAGCTCCAGAGGGCAGTCCCATCACATCGTGTTATGATGAGCATCTGCTAAAATTGCAAGCCGGAGGACTACTTAAGATTAAAGATAACCCGAGTCGTTTTTTAAAGAATCTACGGACCATTGTCCACGTAAGTAAGCCAGACAACGTGTTTCCGATCTGAAACGGAATCAAATGCCAAAGGTTGAAGCTACGCTAACGTTGGCCTAGTCACGTTGATTTTTCTGCGTACTCGCGAGACACTGGTGCTGCTGGCTAGCACATGTTAGCACACCACCTCACGATCACGACCAAGAAGCACGGTTCAGTCGACGATCGGTCTTCTCCCTCTAGTTAGAAAGTGTCGGCCCGTCACTTAGGGCGATAAAGGGTTGCCGTAGATGATTTCCGCCGGGTATTCAAGTAAATATACCGTAAAAACAAAATTTCCCGCGCAGGGCGCACACACCAAAGTCGTTGTgacgagctaacgttagcaggccAGGCTGAAAACCCGATGCTTCGTTAGTAAGTCCAAACCAGTGCGTTTATAAACAAGAAACCCGAccaaacatcacattttcagCTATTACCAGTTTTAACACGGGGTCGTTTCAAAGTTTACAGATGTATAATAAATACtgattaaacacattttagtgcTGTTTTATTGCTTACCTAGCTCTGTCAGTGTTTACGCCTCCTTCTTTGCGCTACATGCGGTGTGATGAACAGGAGTTCCTGAATTGCCATTCACAGTATCCAGTAAAAACCTGCACAATCATTGGTCACATACTCTGCAAGCAACCAATCAAACACGACAATGTCTGGACACCGCCTCTATGATTCAGCCAATCATGGAAACAGAATGGTCCCTTTTCCCTAGACTGGACTTATTTTTCCTACTTAATGAACAACATTAGGTAAGAAAGCAAGTAGCAATGTGCTACAACTGGTACTACTACGACTAAACTCACTATAAAGGTCATTCTTAATAAATGCTACCACTGTTTCTCGTTAAAACTAACCAGGCAGATGAATGTGTTGAAGTAAAAAGTGTATTAGAAGTGTGTGAAAAACAGACTAAAGTGGATCAGAATCTTTGATCTGAATCTGAGCAAATAAGgaacatcacttttttttttttgaattatgAGTCAATTATAAGGCCCAGATCACTGGTGATCTGGTGGTCTTCTGATGAATAATAGgctacatgaataaataagaaGTAAATATAAAACACTGTGAAGTATACAATTTGTGCACTTCTTAAAACATCTGAAATTACCATGTATACTTAGTTTGTTTGAGAATGCCCCAAAgttaaactaataaaaacacTGGGAAAAACAAAGAATCCTGAATTGTATTAAAGTGTACATAGACCTAAATAATAGCATAACAATCTAGCaatagtgtgtatgtgtttcagaCTAATTGTATAACCCTGATGCGAGCCCTTGTTGTTTAATGAATCCTGattgcatcatattttaaatacaagtggactgaaagagacaacaaTCCATGGGAGCTGCAAGCATCTCAGCTAACTGGCCTGAGTGCTCAGTCAGATCAATAAGTGGGAAAGATGCATTCATGTCGGTCTTAAGGTGGCTTTTGTTGTAATGCTCTGAGATAGCAATTATTATTACCCATGGTCTTTGTTCTGCAGCTCACAACCTTTGATACAAAGCAGGGGGATATGTCACAACCTGTGGTGCACAATTTTGAATTGATTAAAAGATGTATCACCATATAACCCCATGCTGACTAAAATACACTTGTACTGTTGCATGTGTGGTGGAGTACCTTAAAACGCTCCACAATGACAAAGCCCTGCCCTCATCTTCACAGAAACAGTATTTGGCATGTCTGTTATTTGTTAGATGGAATATCTCTTAGAAAATAgactacattttaaagttagATGGGTAGAATGAATGCAAAATTGGAATATAACATGGGTTTGTGATTTAGATTTCTAGCAAAAAttgtctgctgctgctctatGGAAACAATGTATGCTGAACCCATCAAGACACACTGACCGAGATGTTGATGAAGCTGTTTTATTCTCGGATGGTGTCAACTACAGCTTGCTGAAAGGACCTATGAACCATCTGTAATTAGGGTACCTCAGGGGACCCAGACCGGGATGCTACAGAGATGGTGAACACATGGTGAGTATAGAGGGTACGGGGTTCACAGTTGTACTGTTTCGAGACCAGTTTTGGAAAGAATAAGCTGTGTTCTTGGCTAACAAAAAAGCTTATGTTTAAGTTTAAGTTATGTGTGTAACCATTTCAAATCTACAAACTAAAGAATTATGCATTTCCTTCAATTTAAAGAAAAATTGTCACACCTAATATTAGGCCTATAGGTGGAACTTTTTCTGTAGCTTACATGCCATACTACAAGTTTACTatttattgtctttttgtttagATGTGTAAAATGTAGCATGGCTGTCATGAATATCAGGAAGGCTCCAAAATAATTCCCAATGCTACAATGCTGCACTGTCCCCAAATCTCCAGATGATGGTGCACTTGGAGCTCATAATGGATTAGCCTACTCCTTTACTCCAAACCGGTAGTGggccgatttttttttttttgcttttcaaaAGCTGCTGTTGCAACTATTATTTCAATAAATGTGTATTAAAAACCTATATTAATGTTTCACACGCATTGCATTTATGGAAAATGAACCTAATGAGCTCAACGCTGCTACAGAATATTACTTTAAATAGGCTATTGTGTGCTGTCAAATATTGTCATATATTTAGAAACCAACACttcaaaatgtacttttcatTTATAATAGCAAAAACAACTGTTTTACCATAGTGGGAGGGATTAAATGTGTGCTATAGTTGCGCAGTGTGAGTAATGCTGATGATGCTTGCAACTCTTGTTATGACTGCAAGGTCCTGTTTCAATCACTGGCGTCAGACGGACGCACGACACCAAGTCAAACCTTTTCACCTTCTCCTTAACAACGtaa
This genomic interval from Sander vitreus isolate 19-12246 chromosome 7, sanVit1, whole genome shotgun sequence contains the following:
- the cnbpa gene encoding CCHC-type zinc finger, nucleic acid binding protein a isoform X1, producing MCHVFVQRMEMSSSSECFGCGRSGHWVKHCPSARGGGGRGRGRGRGKELFCYRCGDQGHMARDCDQTEDACYNCHRSGHISRDCKEPKKEREQLCYTCGKAGHMARDCDHANEQKCYSCGGFGHIQKLCDKVKCYRCGDIGHVAVHCSKASETNCYNCGKAGHLAKDCTIEGSA
- the cnbpa gene encoding CCHC-type zinc finger, nucleic acid binding protein a isoform X3, whose product is MCHVFVQRMEMSSSSECFGCGRSGHWVKHCPSARGGGGRGRGRGRGKELFCYRCGDQGHMARDCDQTEDACYNCHRSGHISRDCKEPKKEREQLCYTCGKAGHMARDCDHANEQKCYSCGGFGHIQKLCDKVKCYSKASETNCYNCGKAGHLAKDCTIEGSA
- the cnbpa gene encoding CCHC-type zinc finger, nucleic acid binding protein a isoform X2, with the translated sequence MCHVFVQRMEMSSSSECFGCGRSGHWVKHCPSARGGGGRGRGRGRELFCYRCGDQGHMARDCDQTEDACYNCHRSGHISRDCKEPKKEREQLCYTCGKAGHMARDCDHANEQKCYSCGGFGHIQKLCDKVKCYRCGDIGHVAVHCSKASETNCYNCGKAGHLAKDCTIEGSA